In Hemiscyllium ocellatum isolate sHemOce1 chromosome 2, sHemOce1.pat.X.cur, whole genome shotgun sequence, a single window of DNA contains:
- the LOC132827235 gene encoding cocaine- and amphetamine-regulated transcript protein: MESTRLCLLTLLSAALLVNSNCQESELQARSVDRYSIKEDSSQEKELIEALQEVLEKLKSKRMPTYEKKFGMVPMCDAGEQCAVRKGARIGRLCDCPRGTFCNSFLLKCL; encoded by the exons ATGGAGAGTACTCGCCTTTGCCTCCTTACCCTGCTGAGCGCCGCTCTGCTCGTCAACTCCAATTGCCAGGAATCCGAGCTGCAAGCTAGGTCGGTAGACCGTTACTCAATCAAAGAGGACTCCTCTCAAGAAAAGGAGCTG ATTGAAGCTttgcaggaagtgctggagaaactgaaaaGCAAGAGGATGCCTACCTACGAAAAAAAGTTTGGAATGGTCCCAATG TGTGATGCTGGGGAACAATGTGCTGTAAGGAAAGGAGCCAGAATTGGAAGACTCTGTGACTGTCCCAGAGGAACCTTCTGCAATTCCTTCCTCTTGAAATGTTTGTAA